From a single Oreochromis niloticus isolate F11D_XX linkage group LG4, O_niloticus_UMD_NMBU, whole genome shotgun sequence genomic region:
- the LOC100700631 gene encoding LOW QUALITY PROTEIN: serine/threonine-protein kinase TAO2 (The sequence of the model RefSeq protein was modified relative to this genomic sequence to represent the inferred CDS: inserted 2 bases in 1 codon): MPSNARAGNLKDPEVADLFCKDDPEKLFTDLREIGHGSFGAVYFARDVRNNEVVAIKKMSYSGKQTNEKWQDIIKEVKFLQKLRHPNTIEYLGCYLKEHTAWLVMEYCLGSASDLLEVHKKPLQEVEIAAITHGALQGLAYLHSHNMIHRDVKAGNILLTEPGQVKLGDFGSASIVSPANSFVGTPYWMAPEVILAMDEGQYDGKVDVWSLGITCIELAERKPPLFNMNAMSALYHIAQNESPVLQSNHWSDSFRSFVDSCLQKIPQDRPTSDVLLNHRFLCHERPLTVVMDLIARTKDAVRELDNLQYRKMKKILFQETQQNGPVTEGGEEEEEVEPYLLQTGTVNSMESSQSVPSMSISASSQSSSVNSLADASDDSSNEMAMMQEGEHTVTSNSSIIHRPTGQDNIYDDPYQPEMDQPQAPSAGRRRAFYRNRDHFATIRTASLVTRQIQEHEQGSALREQMSGYKRMRRQHQKQLMSLENKLKAEMDEHQLKLDKELENQRNTFSTEADKLGKKHQAILEKETKAALAEEKKFQQHILGQQKKELTSLLDSQKRQYRQRKEQLKEELSENQSTPKREKQEWLVRQKECLQQMQAEEEASLLRRQRQYYELQCRQYKRKMLLARHNLEQDLLREELNKKQTQKDLECAMLLRHHESTQELEFRQLGTMQRTRAELIRTQHQTELTNQMEYNKRREQELRQKHAMEVRQQPKSLKSKELQVKRQFQETCKIQTRQYKALRNHLLESTPKSDHKAVLKRLKEEQTRKLAILAEQYDHSINEMLSSQALRLDETQEAEYQVLRMQLQQELELLNAYQSKIKIHTDTQHEREVKDLEQRVSIRRALLEQRIEEEMLTLQNERSERIRTLLERQAHEIEAFDSESMRLGFSNMALTGIPAEAFNQGYPTPSPSSGSGGWPSRPVPRSGSHWSHSVQNSVTTPSWRSQNHGGGGFSRAESIASSHGLGRDGEMSKSRGHSSSSHHQQHYLPQHYQHHQSTPQLYRDAHERDSRERERSREWVGGGGHYAHHSQGHHLSSHASSQSLALLPPPPPPPPIALSTSSPPSSTSSSSSSQGGYSGGGLSVRGPSLMALRNSPQPLRRTASGGLVAXGSDSGLTRSTSVTSHISNGSHLSYS, translated from the exons ATGCCCTCGAATGCGCGGGCGGGCAATCTGAAGGACCCCGAGGTGGCTGATCTGTTCTGCAAAGATGACCCGGAGAAGCTGTTCACCGACCTCCGGGAAATCGGCCACGGGAGCTTTGGAGCGGTGTACTTT GCCCGTGATGTGCGCAACAATGAAGTGGTGGCCATCAAGAAGATGTCGTACAGCGGCAAGCAGACCAACGAG AAATGGCAGGACATCATCAAAGAGGTGAAGTTCCTGCAGAAGCTTCGCCACCCCAACACCATCGAGTACCTGGGCTGCTACCTGAAGGAGCACACGGCATGG CTGGTGATGGAGTATTGCCTCGGCTCGGCCTCGGACCTCCTCGAAG TTCACAAAAAGCCACTTCAGGAAGTAGAAATAGCTGCTATTACCCATGGTGCACTGCAGGGATTGGCATATCTTCACTCTCACAATATGATTCACAG GGACGTGAAGGCAGGAAACATCCTGCTGACGGAGCCGGGTCAGGTCAAACTGGGGGACTTTGGCTCCGCCTCCATCGTGTCTCCGGCCAACTCCTTCGTGGGGACGCCATACTG GATGGCTCCGGAGGTGATCTTGGCCATGGACGAGGGCCAGTACGACGGGAAGGTGGACGTCTGGTCCCTGGGCATCACCTGCATAGAGCTGG CGGAGAGGAAACCCCCCCTGTTCAACATGAATGCTATGAGTGCCTTATACCACATCGCTCAGAATGAAAGCCCCGTCCTGCAGTCCAATCACTG gtccGATTCCTTCCGCAGTTTCGTCGACTCTTGCCTACAGAAGATTCCCCAGGACCGGCCTACCTCGGACGTGCTTCTCAAT CATCGCTTCTTGTGCCACGAGCGCCCGCTGACCGTCGTCATGGACCTGATCGCACGCACCAAAGACGCGGTGAGGGAGCTCGACAACCTGCAGTACCGCAAGATGAAGAAGATCCTGTTCCAGGAAACCCAACAGAACGGCCCCGTCACCGAGGgaggcgaggaggaggag gaggTGGAGCCGTACCTGCTGCAAACGGGCACCGTTAACAGCATGGAGAGCTCCCAGTCTGTTCCCAGTATGTCCATCTCAGCCAGCTCTCAGAGCAGCTCGGTCAACAGCCTCGCCGACGCCTCCGACGACAGCAGCAACGAGATGGCCATGATGCAGGAGGGCGAGCACACGGTCACCTCCAACAGTTCCATTATCCACCGACCCACG ggTCAGGACAACATCTACGACGATCCGTACCAGCCGGAGATGGATCAGCCTCAGGCTCCTTCAGCTGGACGCCGGCGAGCCTTCTATCGAAACCGTGACCACTTTGCCACCATCCGCACAGCGTCTTTG GTGACCCGTCAGATCCAGGAGCACGAGCAGGGCTCGGCGCTGCGTGAGCAGATGTCCGGCTACAAACGCATGAGGCGGCAGCACCAGAAGCAGCTGATGAGCCTGGAAAACAAGCTGAAGGCGGAGATGGACGAGCATCAGCTGAAGCTGGACAAAGAGCTGGAGAACCAGAGGAACACGTTCTCCACCGAGGCCGACAAGCTGGGCAAGAAGCACCAGGCCATCCTGGAGAAGGAG ACGAAAGCTGCTCTGGCGGAGGAGAAGAAGTTCCAGCAGCACATCCTGGGCCAGCAGAAGAAGGAACTCACCAGTTTACTGGACTCGCAGAAACGCCAGTACCGCCAGCGcaaggagcagctgaaagag GAGCTGAGCGAGAACCAGTCGACTCCGAAGCGGGAGAAGCAGGAGTGGCTGGTCCGTCAGAAGGAGTGTCTGCAGCAGATGCAGGCAGAGGAGGAGGCCAGCCTGCTGCGGCGGCAGCGGCAGTACTACGAGCTGCAGTGCCGCCAGTACAAGAGGAAGATGCTGCTGGCTCGCCACAACCTGGAGCAGGACCTGCTCAGAGAG GAGCTGAATAAGAAGCAGACCCAGAAGGACCTGGAGTGCGCCATGCTGCTGCGGCACCACGAGTCCACCCAGGAGCTCGAGTTCAGGCAGCTGGGTACGATGCAGCGCACCCGGGCCGAGCTGATCCGAACGCAGCACCAGACCgagctgaccaatcagatggAGTACAACAAGCGGCGCGAGCAGGAGCTTCGGCAGAAGCACGCCATGGAGGTCCGGCAGCAGCCCAAGAGCCTCAAG tccaaaGAGCTGCAGGTCAAGCGTCAGTTCCAGGAGACCTGCAAGATCCAGACCCGTCAGTACAAAGCTCTGAGGAACCACCTGCTGGAGAGCACTCCAAAGTCCGACCACAAGGCCGTCCTCAAACGCCTCAAAGAGGAGCAAACACGTAAGCTGGCCATCCTGGCCGAGCAGTACGACCACTCCATCAACGAAATGCTGTCCTCTCAGGCT CTGCGGCTGGATGAGACGCAGGAGGCCGAGTATCAGGTCCTCCGCatgcagctgcagcaggagcTCGAGCTGCTGAACGCCTACCAGAGCAAGATCAAGATCCACACGGACACGCAGCACGAGCGCGAGGTGAAGGACCTGGAGCAGAGGGTGTCGATCCGCCGGGCGCTGCTGGAGCAGAGG ATCGAGGAGGAGATGCTGACTCTGCAGAACGAGCGCTCCGAGCGAATCCGGACGCTGCTCGAGCGCCAGGCCCACGAGATCGAGGCCTTCGACTCGGAGAGCATGCGTCTGGGCTTCAGCAACATGGCGCTGACCGGCATCCCGGCTGAGGCTTTCAACCAGGGCTACCCGACCCCCAGCCCGTCCTCGGGCTCCGGCGGCTGGCCGTCGCGGCCCGTCCCGCGCTCCGGCAGCCATTGGAGCCACAGCGTGCAGAACTCGGTGACGACTCCATCCTGGCGCAGCCAGAATCACGGCGGCGGAGGCTTCAGCCGCGCCGAGTCCATCGCCTCGTCCCACGGCCTCGGCAGGGACGGCGAGATGAGCAAGAGCCGGggccactcctcctcctcccatcACCAGCAGCACTACCTCCCCCAGCACTACCAACACCACCAGAGCACACCGCAGCTCTACCGCGACGCCCACGAGCGCGACTCCAGGGAGCGGGAGCGCTCCAGGGAATGGGTGGGAGGAGGCGGCCACTACGCCCATCATTCCCAGGGCCACCACCTCTCCTCCCACGCCTCCTCCCAGTCCCTGGCCCTCCTGCCTCCGCCACCTCCGCCGCCTCCCATCGccctctccacctcctcccctccctcctccacctcctcgtCCTCTTCCTCACAGGGCGGCTACAGTGGCGGCGGTCTGAGTGTCAGGGGCCCCAGCCTGATGGCGCTCAGGAACAGCCCTCAGCCGCTGAGGCGGACAGCCTCCGGGGGCCTGGTGGC GGGGAGCGACAGCGGGCTGACCCGGAGCACGTCGGTCACCTCGCACATCTCCAATGGCTCTCACCTCTCCTACTCGTGA